DNA sequence from the Brevundimonas sp. NIBR10 genome:
AGCGGCCGCCCGGCACGACATAGGGCGCGGGCATGGCGAGGGCCGATGAGCCGGGCTCCGGCGCAAGGGCGGGCCGGGTGAGGATGGGCCAGAGGGCGGCGATGTGGGCCTTCAGATCGAGGCCCCGGGGCATGGGCGGGGTGTCTGGAACCGTAGTCCCGGGGATGATGAAGCGGGCGTCCACGAACGCCTTGAGCGCGGCGTCGTCGGCGGGCGGGGCGGCGGCGTACTCGGCCATGATGCGATCGACCGCGATGCGGGGGACGGCGTCGACGAAGGTCTTGCCATCCGGAAAGATCCGCTGCGCCTGAACCGCCTCGAACAGCGGGCCGTAAAGGTCGGCCGGGGTCTGGTCCGGCGCCCGGGCCGCCAGGTTCGAGGCGGCCAGGGCGACCAACAGAATGCGTGCGAGCGGCAGTGTTCTGAGGCGCATCATGATCATCTCCGGTAGAGGCACGCCCGTCGTGTGAACGGACCAGGACGTCCTCCGTTCGACCGGAGGCGACGAAGCGAGGCTCAGGATCCGGAAACGGACGCCGGTCGCGCCGCACCGAGGTTTAGGTCAAAGAACCGGGCGATCAGACCATAGGCCTCCTTCGATTCCGGCAGGTCTGGCCAGACGAAGAAGGCGTGCCACAGGCCGTCGAACAGGTAGAGGTCGGACTTCACCCCGACCGCGGCAAGGCGACGGTGCATGGTCGTCAGTGTGGAGGCAGCGAAGTCGCGGCCGCCGGCCAGCAGCAGGGTGGGCGGAAATCGAGCGATGACGGCGTCGTCAGTCGCCGGATAGGCCTCCGGGTTATCAAGCGGCACGCCCTCCATGTATGGGTTGGGGATGCCGATACGTTCAGCAGCGGCGGGCGGCGGAGCCGTACCGCCCGTCGTGGCCTGGCCGAGGAAGACGCTGTCGCCGCCATAGCCCGAGCCGGTGCCGCAGAAGGTGCCGATGGCGCCCGGAACGGGCAGGTTGTGGGTCTGAAACCAGGCTGTGGCCTGAGCCACCACCACCCCGCCCGCCGAACAGCCGTAGAGGCCGATGTTCTCGGGCCGGTAGGTCTTCAGGAGTTCGCGATAGACGGCTGCGACATCTTCGGACGCCGCAGGATATCGATGCTCGGGCGCGAGCCGGTAATCGATGGCCACGACCTTGATCCGGCCGACTGCGGCGATGGGTATGGCTTCCACAAGGGCGCCGCTGCCGGACCCCCACATCCAGGCGCCGCCATGGACATTGATCAGCACGCGATCCGCGTTCCGCTCCGAGACGCCTTGCGTTGGCAGCACGACGTCGACCGGCACGCCGCCCAACGTTTGTCGCTCGTCCCGGGTCGCATAAAGGGCTCTCACCTCCGCGAGGCGGTCGTCGTTGTAGCGACCATAGTGGGCGCGGGCCCTGGCGACGTCGTCGCCGAAGACGAAGGGCGGTTCGTGCATCAGCCGACCCGCCAGGGCGCGGGCCTCAGGGCTGGCGAAGTTGGAGTAGGGCATGACGATCGCCGGCAGGTGCGCCGTCGAAAGCTCAGTGCCCGTCACGGCGTCCGGAGCCTGCGACTGGGCCAGGACCGGCGACGTCGCCGTGACGAGAGCGGCCGCTAGGGCGGCGGACAGGAAACGGGTCGGCATGAAACGTGCGTCCTTCATCGCGAGAGGTCCCGCCGGGCGATCCCGGCGAGAACCCGGGCGCTGGGTTTGACCGTGCGTTCGAACGTGGTCCGGTCCACCGACACCAGGCCGAACTTCGGCCCATAGCCGGCGAACCATTCAAAATTGTCCAGCAGCGACCAATGCAGATAGCCGATCACCGGCACGCCTTCGTCACGCGCGGCGATGACGGCCGCCGTCGCCGCGGGGATGAACCGCGCCCTGAGCGCGTCGTCCTCGGTCGCCAGTCCGTTCTCGGTCACGAGGATGGGGCGTCCGGTCTGGGCGTGGGCGTAGCGGATCGAACCGCCGATGGCCTGCGGGTAGAGCTCGTCGCCCATCTGGGTCCGGTCCGCGCCTTCGGGAACCGGCAGCGGGCCGTCGGATCCAATGAGGCTGCGGCTGTAGGTCTGGACGCCGAGGAAGTCGTCGTGGCGGGCTTGGGCGAAGAAGGGGGCGTAGACAGTCGCCCGCTTGTCCTCCAGGCGGCTGTCGGGACCCACGGCCTGATCGTCGGGAAGGGCGATCGTCATGCCCACCGGCAGGTCCGGACGGATCCCCTTGATCGCCTGACGGGCGAGGCGGTGCGCCTCCAGCACGGGGGCGACCATGGCCGCCGCATCGCCCGTGTTCATCAGGGAAAAGCGGTCCGAACCGCTGGCCCGGGCCGCCGCGGCCAGCATGTCCGCCATGGTCTGGCGGACGACGGGATCGGGCGTGCGGCCCCATTCGCCCAGAAGCTGGAGATTGGGTTCGTTGAAGGTCACCACATGGCTGACGCCTTCGCCGAGGTGGCGGATCACGCGCTCGGCGTGGCGTGCGAAGGTCGCCGGCGCGTCCGGATGGAACCAGCCCCCCTTGGCGGCGAACCAGCGCGGGGAGGTGAAGTGGCTGAGGGTGACGACGGGCGCCAGGCCCGCCTCGCGGCAGGCGAGAACGATCCGGCGATAATGGTCGAGGGCCGCCCGCGAGACCTGACCCTCGGCCGGTTCGATCCGCGACCATTCGACCGAGAACCGGTAGGCGTTCAGATCCAGCGAGCGGACGATCTGAAGGTCTTCTCGCCAGCGTTCGAAGCTGTCGCAGGCGTCGCCCGACGGTTCCCTGAACAGGGTCGGCCTGACCTGTTCCAGCAGCCAGATGTCGCTGGCGACATTGTTCCCCTCGACCTGATGGCCGGCGATGGCCGCGCCCCAGAGAAAAGGCGCCGCCCCCTCGCCGCCGACGCGGCGCGGTGGGGCTGGCGCGGCATGGGACTGGGTGGCGAGGGCGGCGGCGAGTGTCCCGGCCGTCAGGATGGAGCGCCGGCTCGGGCTCGGGGAAGGCTTGAGGCTCATGAGGGGCTCCGGCTGTCGAGAACGTCCTCTCCGAGAAGAAGACGCAGCTGCTTCTTGTCGATCTTGCCGACGCTGGTCCGCGGCAGGGCTTCGACCAGGATCAGTCGGTCGGGCGCGGCCCAGCGGCTGAGCTGGCCGGCGGCCACCAGGGGCGACATCCGGTCTTTCAGGGTTTTCAACACGGGCGTTCTGCCGGAACAGGCGACGGCGAATAGCACGGGCCGTTCTCCCCAACGCGGGTCGGGGGCGCCCACAACGGCGGCTTCGGCAATATCCGGATCCCGTAAGGCCAGATCCTCGATCTCGGCGGACGAGACCCATTCGCCGCCGGTTTTGATCACGTCCTTCAGTCGGTCGCGGATAACGATGTCGCCTTGCGGTTCGCGGCTCGCGACGTCCTGGGTGTGGAGCCACCCGCCCTCCCAGAGTGTCGCCCCGGCCTCTGCGCTGTTCGGGTAGGACTGGGTCAGCCAAGGCGCGCGGACGACGATTTCGCCCTGGCTGTTGGCGCCGCCGGAGACCTCTTGGCCCATTTCGTCGTGGAGCCGTATCTGCACTAGGGGAAGCGGTCGACCAGCCCATCGGCGGACGCTCTCCGCCTGCCGGCTGTCGTCATACTCATGGCGCGACAGGGTCAGGACAGGTCCGGTTTCGGACATGCCATATCCGGCTACGGCGGTGATGCCTCGGGCGGCGGCGGCGCGCAGCAGGGTTTCCGGCAGGGCCGATCCGCCGATGATGATCGTCCAGGGGCCGAGTTGCGCGTCTGGCCCCGCTTCGTCCAGCATCATCTGCAGGATGGTCGGCACGCAATGGGAATAGGTGACCCGTTCCTCGCGCTTGAGCGCCAGGAGCCGCGCTGGAAAGTAACGTCCCGGATAGACCTGTTTCAGCCCCAGCAGGGTCGCCACATAGGGCAGACCCCAGGCGTGGACATGGAACATCGGAGTGACGGGCATATAGACCGACTCCCGCCACAGGCCCTGTTCATAGGGCTGCTGCCCCATGGCGAAACCAACGGCCAGGGTGTGGAGCACGAGCTGACGGTGGCTGAAAGTCACAGCCTTGGGCTGGCCCGTGGTGCCCGTGGTGTGGAAGGTCGTCGCCAGGGCGTTCTCGTCGAAATCGACGAAGTCGAAGGTCGCGGTTCCGGCGGCCAAAAGCCGCTCATAATCCCCAGCGGCATCATCGATCGAGACGGGGTGACCGTCATGGCAGGTGATGATCGCGCAGTCCGGGCCAAGGGCGGGACGCAGGGCCAGGAGGTCCTCGATGAAGTCGGAGTGCACGATCACTGCGCGCGGCCGGGTGTCCTTGAGGGTGTAGGCGATCTGGTCCCGCGACAGTCTGACGTTCACGGTCTGCAACACCGCTCCCATCATCGGGATCGCGAAATAGGCTTCCAGGTAGCGATGGCTGTCCCAGTCCAGGACCGCGACGACATCGCCCTGATCCACCCCGTGGGCGGAAAGCACGGCGGCCAGCCGCCCGATGCGGTGCGCCAGCGCCACGTAGTCGTGACGCCGACCATCGGATCCCACGATCTCCCGCCCGCTGCGTGCATCCAGGGCGCTTTGCAGCAGATGCCGGATCAGCAGGGGATAGGCATAGGCGTCCGGCGCCGGATCCGCGAAGCGAAGCGTCATCGATCAGGGCGCCGGCGCCGCAGTCGGCATCACGGGGGTGGGGCGCTGGCCTGTGGTTGTCCAGCTCTGCAAGGCGTCGAAGGCGGCGCCGAGTTGGGCCGGGGTGAAGCCGCAGTGGGCCAAACCGTCGAGCCCGGTGCCGGTCAGCGGCGTATTGATCTCCGGAACCGTGATGGCCAGCAGACGGTCGGCGTTTCCGGCGGCCTGGGTCTTGCGGATCAGACCTTCGAACTGACTGTAGGGCACCAGGGAATCTATGCGGTTGTGCATGGCCACGAGCGGAATGGAGAACCGGCCCGTCGATCGCCGCCAGCGATCGGCATAGGCGACGGCCGTCGGAGTGGCGCGCACCCGGCCGATGTCGCGGTTGAGGGCTGCGGCCTCTTCTGTCGAAAGCAGCGGGCTTGCGTAGACCCTCGCCGTATTGTCGTAGACGCCGCCGCCGAAGGTGGCGTTCATGTCATCCATACCGAGCGACACAGTCATGATCGGCACGATCAGAGATGCGGGTTCCGGCGTCACACCGGCGATGGACGCGATCTTGTCGATGATCTGCGCCTCGCGGCCGCCCGGTGTTTCGCGCGCCGCCTTGAACAGGGCGGCGATCGGATCGGCGATCCGCTTCATCTGGAGAAGGCGGAAGGGTTCGTTCAGGGCTCCGATAGCGTTCGGCGCGGTCGGGGACAGAGCGGACCGGTTGAGATCGGCCTCGCCGGGCAGGGCGTAGGGAGTGTCCCTGGTGTAGTAGGCATAGAGCGCTCGCAAATCGATGAGCAGTCCCACTTCGTCAGTCCAGTTATCAACCAGGCCGCAACCCGACAGGGCCCCCTTGAAGGCGTCCGGGTGGGTTTCAATGATGGCCAGAACAATGTTTCCGCCCATGGACCCTCCAGCCAGATAGGCGTCGCTCACTCCCATGCGGCTGAGGAAGGCGCGCAGTCGCAGGGTGTTCTCGACGGCCGACTCGACGCCGACCCCAGCCTTGTCGAAGTCGCTGTGGGCGACGGCGAAACCCTGCGCATAGGCGCCCTTCATCAGCCCGCCCGAAGGATCCTTGTCCGCCGGGTCTTCGGATACCGCGACCGAACTGCCGGGCACGGAATAGCCGTGGGCGAAGACCAGGGCCCGGCCGTTCCAGTTCGCGGGCACGGCCATGGCGAAATGGTCGCCCTCCAGCTTGCCGTTGACGGTGAAGCCGCCGTCCTCGCGCGCC
Encoded proteins:
- a CDS encoding alpha/beta hydrolase fold domain-containing protein, whose protein sequence is MPTRFLSAALAAALVTATSPVLAQSQAPDAVTGTELSTAHLPAIVMPYSNFASPEARALAGRLMHEPPFVFGDDVARARAHYGRYNDDRLAEVRALYATRDERQTLGGVPVDVVLPTQGVSERNADRVLINVHGGAWMWGSGSGALVEAIPIAAVGRIKVVAIDYRLAPEHRYPAASEDVAAVYRELLKTYRPENIGLYGCSAGGVVVAQATAWFQTHNLPVPGAIGTFCGTGSGYGGDSVFLGQATTGGTAPPPAAAERIGIPNPYMEGVPLDNPEAYPATDDAVIARFPPTLLLAGGRDFAASTLTTMHRRLAAVGVKSDLYLFDGLWHAFFVWPDLPESKEAYGLIARFFDLNLGAARPASVSGS
- a CDS encoding family 1 glycosylhydrolase, which gives rise to MSLKPSPSPSRRSILTAGTLAAALATQSHAAPAPPRRVGGEGAAPFLWGAAIAGHQVEGNNVASDIWLLEQVRPTLFREPSGDACDSFERWREDLQIVRSLDLNAYRFSVEWSRIEPAEGQVSRAALDHYRRIVLACREAGLAPVVTLSHFTSPRWFAAKGGWFHPDAPATFARHAERVIRHLGEGVSHVVTFNEPNLQLLGEWGRTPDPVVRQTMADMLAAAARASGSDRFSLMNTGDAAAMVAPVLEAHRLARQAIKGIRPDLPVGMTIALPDDQAVGPDSRLEDKRATVYAPFFAQARHDDFLGVQTYSRSLIGSDGPLPVPEGADRTQMGDELYPQAIGGSIRYAHAQTGRPILVTENGLATEDDALRARFIPAATAAVIAARDEGVPVIGYLHWSLLDNFEWFAGYGPKFGLVSVDRTTFERTVKPSARVLAGIARRDLSR
- a CDS encoding long-chain-fatty-acid--CoA ligase; the protein is MTLRFADPAPDAYAYPLLIRHLLQSALDARSGREIVGSDGRRHDYVALAHRIGRLAAVLSAHGVDQGDVVAVLDWDSHRYLEAYFAIPMMGAVLQTVNVRLSRDQIAYTLKDTRPRAVIVHSDFIEDLLALRPALGPDCAIITCHDGHPVSIDDAAGDYERLLAAGTATFDFVDFDENALATTFHTTGTTGQPKAVTFSHRQLVLHTLAVGFAMGQQPYEQGLWRESVYMPVTPMFHVHAWGLPYVATLLGLKQVYPGRYFPARLLALKREERVTYSHCVPTILQMMLDEAGPDAQLGPWTIIIGGSALPETLLRAAAARGITAVAGYGMSETGPVLTLSRHEYDDSRQAESVRRWAGRPLPLVQIRLHDEMGQEVSGGANSQGEIVVRAPWLTQSYPNSAEAGATLWEGGWLHTQDVASREPQGDIVIRDRLKDVIKTGGEWVSSAEIEDLALRDPDIAEAAVVGAPDPRWGERPVLFAVACSGRTPVLKTLKDRMSPLVAAGQLSRWAAPDRLILVEALPRTSVGKIDKKQLRLLLGEDVLDSRSPS
- a CDS encoding alpha/beta hydrolase, which produces MKPPPRFKRASVAALAVAAILAGAGCSTPANVDLQPAQASFGARASAQQATDVKVKAREDGGFTVNGKLEGDHFAMAVPANWNGRALVFAHGYSVPGSSVAVSEDPADKDPSGGLMKGAYAQGFAVAHSDFDKAGVGVESAVENTLRLRAFLSRMGVSDAYLAGGSMGGNIVLAIIETHPDAFKGALSGCGLVDNWTDEVGLLIDLRALYAYYTRDTPYALPGEADLNRSALSPTAPNAIGALNEPFRLLQMKRIADPIAALFKAARETPGGREAQIIDKIASIAGVTPEPASLIVPIMTVSLGMDDMNATFGGGVYDNTARVYASPLLSTEEAAALNRDIGRVRATPTAVAYADRWRRSTGRFSIPLVAMHNRIDSLVPYSQFEGLIRKTQAAGNADRLLAITVPEINTPLTGTGLDGLAHCGFTPAQLGAAFDALQSWTTTGQRPTPVMPTAAPAP